Proteins from a genomic interval of Candidatus Methylomirabilota bacterium:
- a CDS encoding PIN domain-containing protein — protein MAAVRILVDTDILIDYFNAGHQSGLLDDRRNRVYYSVVTRKELLAERGLKAAERRAIEDALRRFRLVRLDPPITVRYSDLRRHHRHLEKEDALIAATALVERLPLLTRNWRHFRQIAGLRLYSGEPR, from the coding sequence GTGGCAGCGGTCCGAATCCTCGTAGATACCGATATCCTGATCGATTACTTCAACGCCGGTCACCAGAGCGGACTCCTCGACGATCGCCGAAACCGAGTCTACTACTCGGTCGTCACGCGCAAGGAGCTTCTCGCCGAGCGAGGGCTGAAGGCTGCCGAGCGTCGCGCGATCGAGGACGCTCTACGTCGATTCAGGCTGGTTCGCCTGGACCCGCCCATCACGGTCCGATACTCGGATCTCCGCCGCCACCACCGCCACCTCGAGAAGGAGGACGCGCTGATTGCCGCCACGGCACTCGTCGAGCGGCTTCCGCTCTTGACCCGCAATTGGCGGCACTTCCGCCAGATCGCCGGGCTGAGGCTCTATTCCGGCGAGCCCCGTTGA
- a CDS encoding Rieske (2Fe-2S) protein yields MATHDPQLIRVGKLQELQARGCVVVSAGAHGVAVFWHEGRAWAVDNRCPHMGFPLSRGTVQDGLLTCHWHHARFDLASGGTLDPFAGDVRAYPAVVRDGEVFVEVRADDGERPTHWWRRLEQGLEDQLSLALAKATLALLGAGADPREIVRAGARFGARYRAAGWGPGLTILTAMANLLPTLGAEEQPLALFHGLLRVAEDCAGQPPRFGLDPLPGRGLPLRRLKAWFRRAVEVRDAEGAERTLRTAIESGVAPAALADILFVAVTDHYFVDAGHQLDYLAKAFELMDHLGWEEAPAILPSLVGGLCRAERSEERSAWRHPVDLPALLEPAFGELGSLAGDPAAGRRLGAAELDALVETLLGDEPRDAVAALLSAMRQGTALAELGQAIAHAASLRIARFPTSNEFGDWDTVHNTASSCNALHQALWRAPSRELARGLFHAAMRIYLDRFLNVPPARLPDELPAEDVADAPGALLERLDREQQVNPAGRLVHAHLAAGRPEAPLLQSLGRAVLREDAGFHDYQALEGGLRQYAALGARHPAAARRALVATARFVAAHCPTPRALGQTYRIALRLQRGEELYQAAE; encoded by the coding sequence ATGGCCACGCATGACCCGCAGCTGATCCGCGTGGGGAAGCTCCAGGAGCTCCAGGCCCGGGGCTGTGTGGTGGTTTCGGCCGGCGCCCACGGCGTGGCGGTGTTCTGGCACGAGGGGCGAGCCTGGGCCGTGGACAACCGCTGCCCGCACATGGGGTTCCCGCTGAGCCGCGGGACGGTGCAGGACGGGCTGCTCACCTGCCACTGGCACCACGCCCGATTCGATCTCGCCTCCGGCGGAACGCTCGATCCGTTCGCGGGTGACGTGCGGGCGTACCCGGCCGTGGTCCGCGACGGGGAGGTGTTCGTCGAAGTCCGGGCCGACGACGGGGAGCGCCCGACCCACTGGTGGCGGCGGCTCGAGCAGGGACTCGAGGACCAGCTCTCGCTGGCCCTGGCCAAGGCCACGCTGGCGCTCCTCGGCGCGGGGGCGGATCCGCGCGAGATCGTCCGGGCCGGCGCGCGCTTCGGGGCCCGGTACCGCGCCGCCGGGTGGGGCCCCGGGCTGACGATCTTGACCGCGATGGCGAATCTCCTGCCCACCCTCGGGGCCGAGGAGCAGCCGCTGGCGCTCTTCCACGGGCTCCTCCGGGTGGCCGAGGATTGCGCCGGGCAGCCGCCGCGCTTCGGCCTGGATCCGCTGCCGGGCCGGGGTCTCCCGCTCCGGCGCCTCAAGGCCTGGTTCCGCCGGGCCGTGGAGGTACGGGATGCCGAGGGGGCCGAGCGGACGCTCCGGACCGCCATCGAATCGGGCGTCGCCCCCGCGGCGCTGGCCGACATCCTCTTCGTCGCCGTGACCGACCACTATTTCGTGGACGCCGGCCACCAGCTCGACTACCTCGCCAAGGCCTTCGAGCTGATGGATCACCTCGGCTGGGAGGAGGCGCCGGCCATCCTGCCGAGCCTCGTCGGCGGCCTGTGCCGGGCCGAGCGGAGCGAGGAGCGGAGCGCCTGGCGCCACCCCGTCGATCTCCCCGCGCTCCTCGAGCCGGCCTTCGGGGAGCTCGGCTCGCTCGCCGGGGATCCGGCCGCCGGCCGTCGGCTGGGGGCCGCCGAGCTCGACGCGCTCGTCGAGACCCTTCTCGGCGACGAGCCGCGGGACGCGGTCGCGGCCCTGCTGAGCGCCATGCGGCAGGGGACGGCGCTCGCCGAGCTCGGCCAGGCGATCGCCCACGCCGCGAGCCTCCGGATCGCCCGGTTCCCGACCAGCAACGAGTTCGGCGACTGGGACACCGTCCACAACACGGCGAGCTCCTGCAACGCCCTCCACCAGGCGCTCTGGCGCGCGCCCTCGCGCGAGCTCGCCCGCGGGCTCTTTCACGCCGCGATGCGGATCTATCTCGACCGCTTCCTCAACGTCCCGCCGGCCCGGCTCCCGGACGAGCTGCCGGCGGAGGACGTCGCCGACGCGCCCGGGGCGCTCCTGGAGCGGCTGGACCGCGAGCAGCAGGTGAACCCCGCCGGCCGGCTGGTCCACGCCCACCTCGCCGCCGGCCGCCCGGAGGCGCCGCTCCTCCAGAGCCTGGGTCGCGCCGTGTTGCGCGAGGACGCGGGCTTCCACGACTACCAGGCCCTCGAGGGCGGCCTCCGCCAGTACGCCGCCCTCGGGGCGCGCCATCCCGCGGCGGCCCGGCGGGCGCTCGTGGCGACGGCACGCTTCGTCGCCGCCCACTGCCCGACGCCCCGCGCGCTGGGGCAGACGTACCGCATCGCTCTGCGACTCCAGCGCGGCGAGGAGCTCTACCAGGCCGCCGAGTGA